The window AATAAGAAAGATTTAGTTCAAAAATCCGCATAGAAAATAGTACAAAACGAGATTTTTTGTGAAAGAATAATTAAATCtagaatgatatttttttgttgagaaatcgaaaaatataaaattagtaaCAGTACACTCTTTAGTCTTTATGAGTAAAAATGCAATTTCCGAGACAAATGGACTCGAGTCACAATTGACCGACATCAGAAAACTAAACCGTGTAACAACGCGGGAAAAAGATGTCGACAAGGTTAAGTTATAAACCGAACCGGCTTAGACCGGGTACACGCGTTACATACGCGCAACCTCCACGTCTTCACCATCATTGACAGAGACACATTTACTTCTTTAAGCTTTACTCTGTCCCTTTCCTTCCTTCcttcaaataaaatatcttaaccAAACCaagtcttctcttctttaatcaTCTTCTCCGATTTTGAAAATCTCCGGCGACAATGGCTTCCTCCGGCGACAAGCAAGCTTCATCTCTTTACCCTGCCGTTGACACATCGAATCCCGAAGCTCCTCCTCTTAACCCTAGCTCCTCATCCTCTTCCACTAATAATCTCTATCCTTCTCTCGATATGAACGATCTCGCTCGTAACCTCTTCCCTGAGCAACCGGAGACTAATAATCCCTCCTCCGTCTCCGCTCCTCCCGCTGCGACGGAGGaagtaattttgaaaatctccGGCGCGATTCTTCACCTGATCGACAAATCTTACAGCGTCGAGCTCGCGTGCGGAGATCTCTCGATCATCCGTATTGTTCAAGGAGATAAAGTTGTCGCTGTGCTCGCTAGTGTCGCCGGTGAGATCCAATGGCCGTTGACTAAAGATGAGAACTCGGTCAAGGTCGATGAGTCTCATTACTTCTTCACGCTCCGACCTACAAGCGATGAAGAAGACGGAGATGTTGGAGGTAAGAAGAACTCTGACGAGATGTTGAACTACGGACTCACGATTGCTTCGAAAGGTCAAGAGCATTTGCTGGTTGATCTTGAGAAGATCTNTAATCCCTCCTCCGTCTCCGCTCCTCCCGCTGCGACGGAGGaagtaattttgaaaatctccGGCGCGATTCTTCACCTGATCGACAAATCTTACAGCGTCGAGCTCGCGTGCGGAGATCTCTCGATCATCCGTATTGTTCAAGGAGATAAAGTTGTCGCTGTGCTCGCTAGTGTCGCCGGTGAGATCCAATGGCCGTTGACTAAAGATGAGAACTCGGTCAAGGTCGATGAGTCTCATTACTTCTTCACGCTCCGACCTACAAGCGATGAAGAAGACGGAGATGTTGGAGGTAAGAAGAACTCTGACGAGATGTTGAACTACGGACTCACGATTGCTTCGAAAGGTCAAGAGCATTTGCTGGTTGATCTTGAGAAGATCTTGGAGGATTACAGCTGTTTCACGGTTCAGCAAGTCTCAGAGGAAGCGAAAGAAGCAGGGGAGATGGTTTTGGATGTGACGGTGGCGAGAGAGACGTCTCCGGTTGAGCTTACTGGAGAGAGGAAAGAGATTGTGGAGAGGCAATGTTCGGCGTATTGGACGACGTTAGCTCCCAATGTTGAGGATTATAGTGGGAAGGCGGCGAAGCTGATTGCGACTGGCTCTGGTCATTTGATTAAAGGGATTCTTTGGTGTGGTGATGTGACTATGGATAGGCTTATTTGGGGTAATGGTTTCATGAAACGGAGGTTGTCAAAGGCTGAGAAGGAGAGTGAAGTTCATCCTGACACTTTGAAAAGAATCAGGAGGTATGTGTATGACATGCTTTTTGTGATTTCTATTTTAGGAAAATGTCTAGATAGATAGAAACTTGTGTGAACTGTCTTTAAATAGTATGTCTTGATTTGTTCTTGAGTGTCCTGGTCTGGATGAGTATAATTGGAAAGCTGAGGCGATCTGTGTTCCACACATGACATATACTCTTGTTAAATGTCATTATTCCGGCTCAAAGTTATGTGTATTGGTGTCTCATTATGTTTTTTGCCTATGCAGAGTGAAGCAGATGACCAAAATGACAGAGAATGTGGCAAACAGCGTTCTCTCTGGAGTCCTTAAAGTTTCTGGATTCTTCACAAGTTCAGTGGCCAACACCAAAGTAGGAAAGAAATTCTTTAGCCTTCTTCCTGGAGAAGTCATCCTTGCATCTCTTGACGGATTCAGTAAGTCCACTAATCTTTATATCATATAATGTACTTAACCCGACTTTATGTGGCCACATTCATGATTATTTAAGACTGTTGGTTATGTTTTGATAGATAAGGTATGTGATGCTGTTGAAGTAGCTGGGAGGAATGTAATGTCAACCTCTTCCACTGTCACAACCGAACTCGTTGATCACAAGTAAGTAACATCTGAGTATTCGAGATTTGGAACTCTTGATTATTTGGATATGGAAGTGTTTTAAGAGAAAAGtgtaaaattttggtttgatgaaTATTGTAGGTATGGAGGTAAAGCGGCTGAGGCGACAAACGAAGGGCTTGATGCAGCAGGATATGCGTTTGGCACAGCTTGGGCTGCTTTCAAAATCAGAAAGGCTATTAACCCTAAGAGTGTTCTCAAGCCTTCGACGCTTGCAAAAACCGCCATTAGATCTGCAGCTTCACAGAAGAAAGCTTAGTAAGCCTTTCTGATGTAGCGAAACTGCTTCTGGCCCATTGGTCATGTTTGTTTGTATCAACTTCTTGTCTTTTTGATGCAGaagtaaaaactgaaaagaGGTGTGGATTAGTAGTTGTTGTGAAGTGTTTGTGGTTTCTATGAGAATCATGTAATGTCTTGAGTTGATACGGAATATGTAATGTATGTGTAATTGGCCTTGGGGTTTCTTTGCTGAATCCAAATTAAGTTTCATTGAAAATAGTTTTCATGTTTTCAACGTCCAAACATagttatttctctctctctctatcttttgaGCTATCTAGTAAACGCTAGAGAAATCTCCCAAAGATGCATTTGACTGGAAGAGCCACATGAGAGTTGAGATTCCAGATAACTGATAACAATGGTCAGGAAAGAAAACAGTAGTTAATAATAATCAGCAGGTTAGAGCTTCCTGATTTGCACTGTGCTCGGGACATAAGAACAGACGAGGGGGTGGCAACAATTCGGGTCTGCAGATTCGCCGAGATCCACTTTGTCGAAGTATCCTTCGTTCACAATGACGTAAGCAATGCAGCGGGCGCAAGAAGACGCACCTCTATCCAAAACAACTGCAACATTCTTCTTCacgtcaatgaagaaactcccCTCGTTTGTCTGAATGTCGGTACCAATGAGTTGTCTAATATCAACCGCTAAAGACTCCCATCGTTTGTCAGAATGTCGGTTCCACGAGACCTCTGTAGGCTCAATCTTACTCATCACCCAAATCTCCGTCCTCGCTGTCAAACCGTCCTGCAACAAGACCGCTAACTGATCTTCCCCAGCACTAGAGAGAGTAACGATATGATCACTATAACAAGTGTTAAAAGGTAGAGGCAGGCGCGGCccaaatctctctgttgtaAAGTCAAAACAGATCAAGCAAACAACATCATCGTATCCTCTTCGGACCTTAATAGTTGCATACCCCTATCAATTTTTATTGTTCTTATCCATAGATCATGCATGGTTATATTccctaaataataaaatggaagtgcACAACTTTTTTgtatagactatataatatttataaattggttacaaaataggttatagattaaatatagatTGGTTACCAAAAAAGGTTATAGATAAATTAGTCAATATACACTTtagaatatcccaaagaatcttctgaaaaagaatattccaataatttatacaatttacaaaataaaatctttagtatttcatgtattgttacaaaatagatattgttagacataaaagGTAATAAAATTTTGGCAACTTATCAcatttaatcgtgatttccgggATCTTGTTgtgcagttaaaaataaaatcttacctaagcacgggtcatattaacacactttcaccaaacatgctcaaaaattaaaataaaaacaaacaacaaacataaccatatctcatacataaaattacaaaataaacaatataaaacttccaaaataGATGTTTATACACCATAatcaaataaggaaaacatttaaatacatactaaatcaaatctaaatttccgattctttataaatattttaggaaaaaacgaaaaaaaaaaataaaaaag is drawn from Camelina sativa cultivar DH55 chromosome 1, Cs, whole genome shotgun sequence and contains these coding sequences:
- the LOC104709968 gene encoding F-box protein At2g17830-like; this translates as MAASSRGGGSGSGTGGLGIDLNVDQMEEDEGGSASGVTPKFDFNRSPPKKTETRVIKGYATIKVRRGYDDVVCLICFDFTTERFGPRLPLPFNTCYSDHIVTLSSAGEDQLAVLLQDGLTARTEIWVMSKIEPTEVSWNRHSDKRWESLAVDIRQLIGTDIQTNEGSFFIDVKKNVAVVLDRGASSCARCIAYVIVNEGYFDKVDLGESADPNCCHPLVCSYVPSTVQIRKL
- the LOC104699748 gene encoding protein EARLY-RESPONSIVE TO DEHYDRATION 7, chloroplastic-like isoform X2; amino-acid sequence: MASSGDKQASSLYPAVDTSNPEAPPLNPSSSSSSTNNLYPSLDMNDLARNLFPEQPETNNPSSVSAPPAATEEVILKISGAILHLIDKSYSVELACGDLSIIRIVQGDKVVAVLASVAGEIQWPLTKDENSVKVDESHYFFTLRPTSDEEDGDVGGKKNSDEMLNYGLTIASKGQEHLLVDLEKILEDYSCFTVQQVSEEAKEAGEMVLDVTVARETSPVELTGERKEIVERQCSAYWTTLAPNVEDYSGKAAKLIATGSGHLIKGILWCGDVTMDRLIWGNGFMKRRLSKAEKESEVHPDTLKRIRRVKQMTKMTENVANSVLSGVLKVSGFFTSSVANTKVGKKFFSLLPGEVILASLDGFNKVCDAVEVAGRNVMSTSSTVTTELVDHKYGGKAAEATNEGLDAAGYAFGTAWAAFKIRKAINPKSVLKPSTLAKTAIRSAASQKKA
- the LOC104699748 gene encoding protein EARLY-RESPONSIVE TO DEHYDRATION 7, chloroplastic-like isoform X3; translated protein: MASSGDKQASSLYPAVDTSNPEAPPLNPSSSSSSTNNLYPSLDMNDLARNLFPEQPETNNPSSVSAPPAATEEVILKISGAILHLIDKSYSVELACGDLSIIRIVQGDKVVAVLASVAGEIQWPLTKDENSVKVDESHYFFTLRPTSDEEDGDSHYFFTLRPTSDEEDGDVGGKKNSDEMLNYGLTIASKGQEHLLVDLEKILEDYSCFTVQQVSEEAKEAGEMVLDVTVARETSPVELTGERKEIVERQCSAYWTTLAPNVEDYSGKAAKLIATGSGHLIKGILWCGDVTMDRLIWGNGFMKRRLSKAEKESEVHPDTLKRIRRVKQMTKMTENVANSVLSGVLKVSGFFTSSVANTKVGKKFFSLLPGEVILASLDGFNKVCDAVEVAGRNVMSTSSTVTTELVDHKYGGKAAEATNEGLDAAGYAFGTAWAAFKIRKAINPKSVLKPSTLAKTAIRSAASQKKA
- the LOC104699748 gene encoding protein EARLY-RESPONSIVE TO DEHYDRATION 7, chloroplastic-like isoform X1; amino-acid sequence: MASSGDKQASSLYPAVDTSNPEAPPLNPSSSSSSTNNLYPSLDMNDLARNLFPEQPETNNPSSVSAPPAATEEVILKISGAILHLIDKSYSVELACGDLSIIRIVQGDKVVAVLASVAGEIQWPLTKDENSVKVDESHYFFTLRPTSDEEDGDVGGKKNSDEMLNYGLTIASKGQEHLLVDLEKILEDYSCFTVQQVSEEAKEAGEMVLDVTVARETSPVELTGERKEIVERQCSAYWTTLAPNVEDYSGKAAKLIATGSGHLIKGILWCGDVTMDRLIWGNGFMKRRLSKAEKESEVHPDTLKRIRRVKQMTKMTENVANSVLSGVLKVSGFFTSSVANTKVGKKFFSLLPGEVILASLDGFNKVCDAVEVAGRNVMSTSSTVTTELVDHKYGGKAAEATNEGLDAAGYAFGTAWAAFKIRKAINPKSVLKPSTLAKTAIRSAASQKKA